In Parasteatoda tepidariorum isolate YZ-2023 chromosome 2, CAS_Ptep_4.0, whole genome shotgun sequence, one DNA window encodes the following:
- the LOC139425050 gene encoding uncharacterized protein translates to MSQQRDLPESIAWRIIGRLESGQTQRSVADAVGVSRSVVARLWNRFQETGNVSCRPGQGRPRATTAADDRYIQLTARHESRFSLESDTRRVLVWRERGTRNNPTFIRERSHYRRAGWMVWGGISIGGRTDLHIIRNGTLTARRYADEILRPHVIPYAAAIGDSFVLQDDNARPHTARLVKSMLEAETI, encoded by the exons ATGTCTCAACAACGTGATTTACCTGAATCCATTGCATGGCGCATCATCGGCAGACTGGAATCCGGGCAAACACAACGCAGTGTGGCGGACGCTGTTGGAGTCAGCAGAAGTGTCGTTGCAAGGCTGTGGAATCGATTCCAGGAGACTGGAAATGTGAGTTGTCGGCCAGGGCAAGGTCGGCCACGTGCAACAACTGCAGCTGATGACCGGTATATACAGTTAACAGCTCGTC ACGAGTCTCGATTCAGTCTGGAGAGTGACACCCGACGTGTTTTGGTGTGGAGGGAAAGGGGAACTCGAAATAACCCCACTTTCATTCGTGAAAGGTCACACTACAGACGAGCTGGTTGGATGGTGTGGGGTGGAATAAGCATAGGTGGACGTACGGACCTGCATATCATTCGGAACGGTACTTTGACGGCCCGCAGATATGCAGACGAGATATTGAGACCTCATGTCATACCCTACGCAGCAGCCATTGGAGATTCCTTTGTTTTACAAGATGATAATGCGAGACCACATACAGCTCGTCTTGTGAAGAGCATGCTGGAAGCTGAAACAATATAA